GAAGCCTGCGGAGGATGGCATGGGTATTCAGCCATGGAGCGCCAAAGAATTCAAAGGGTTTGGTTGTACCGCGCCCTTCCGAGAGATTGGTCCCTTCCCAGAGGACCTGTCCGGGGTAAACAAGGGCGGTCTCCGGAGAAGGCATATTGGGGGAGGGTAGTATCCAGGGGAGTCCCGTTTCCCTGAAACCCATGTCCCGCCGCCATCCTGTCATGGGAATCACGGCAAGATCGGCATGAATCTGATGGACCGTATTGATCATGAGGGCGTATTCACCGATGGTGAGGCCATGGCGCATGGGTATGGGATAGAGTCCCACGAAGGAAGCCTGTTCCGGTTCCAGCAGGGGCCCCTCTGCCTTTATGCCGCCGATGGGGTTGGGCCTGTCCAGCACCACGATGGGAATGCCCGCTTTCCGGGTAGCTTCCATGCACAGGGCAAGGGTATGGATAAAGGTGTATACCCGTGTTCCCACGTCCTGAATATCCACAAGCAATATGTCGATATGGCCGAGCATTTCGGGTGTGGGGATTCGGGTCTCTCCGTAAAGACTGAAAACGGGTATGCCCAGAATGGGATCTTCCATGTGGGCCGACTCAATCATGTTATCCTGCTTTTCCGCAAAAAAACCGTGCTGAGGAGAAAAAAGGGCTGTTAGCTGCCCGGGAAATCGTTTTTGGATATGGTCTCTTGTGTGGATGCAGTCCGGCCCCGTGGATGCAGGATTGGCCAGAAGCCCCAGCTTCCTGCCCGATAAAAAAGCAGGAGGATTTTTCAGAATATTATCAAGTCCCGTGCCTGTCATGTGCTCTCCGGATCGAAAGGGGTGGATAAGGATTATGTCTTTGCCTTGCTAGCTGATTGTGCTACAAAACAGGGTAACTTGCAAACCCAGCCCGGACGAGCCGGGAACTACCCTTCCTCATTATGATGCTGTCAGGTGCCCCCCATGACTCCTTGTGTGTTTTTTGTGGATGATGAGCCCCGTATTCTCCAGAGTCTTCGCAGGCTTTTCCGTAACGAGGGCTATACCCTTCATACGTTTGACAGCCCCCTTGAAGCCCTTGAGCTTGTACCTGATCTGCGTCCTGCCGTTGTGGTGGTGGATCAGCGCATGCCCCGGATGACCGGGCTGGAATTGCTTGAGGAAATAAGAAAAATCTCACCGGCAACCGTTCGTATCATGCTGACAGCCTACTCGGATGTGGACGTGGTGGTGGGGGGATTGAATTCCTGGACGGTGAACGTTTTTTTGAAAAAGCCCTGGGATGATGAAGAGCTGCGTACGGAAGTGCGCAATGCCATCCGTTATCACTGTCATCTCACCGAAGGGGGCAGCGAAGCCTGTCGAGGTGTGTAGGAGAAGCCATGAATCCATCCGTGGTTCATCAACTGACCGGTCATGCAACAATCTATGATGTAAAGAGGCTGCGGTCCGAGATGATTGATCTCATGGATAAAAAGACGGGGATTACACTGGATTGCAGTGAAATAGTCCGATGCGATACGGCCTTTTTGCAACTGGTCCTTTCCCTTGCGCAGGCCTGCAAAAAACAGAATATATTTTTTTCGATCATTCCAGGGGCTGCGGTGACGGAGGCAGGACGCAGGGCTGGCATGGATTTTTCCGATATCCTACAGATCTGACGGGATTCTACTGGAATGGATAAAAGGGTTCTTGTGGTCGATGACGCTCCCAGCATTCGGATGCTGGTGCGTTTTTCCCTTACAAAGGCCGGTTATCTTGTGGATGAAGCCTGCGATGGTAAAGAAGCCCTTGAAAAGCTGGTGTCGGGTCTCCATCCTGATTTGGTACTTACGGATTTTCATATGCCCCGCATGGATGGTCTGGAGCTGATTCGGGAAATTCGTGCACAGGGAAACAGCCGTTTTGTTCCTGTTGTCCTTTTTACCAGCCCTCAGGAACCTGAAAAAAGACGGGAAGCCCGTGAGGCTGGTGCTTCCGCCTGGATAGAAAAGCCCTTCAAACCCGATGCCCTTCAGCGTCTGATCCGCCGATTCATCGGCTCTCCCGGAGTCTGATATGAACGATAAGGATGGATCTCTGGAACAGGAACTTGCCGAAGTCTTTCAAGGTGAAGCGGCAGATCTGTTCCGTGAGATAGAATCCGCGGTTCTGGATCTGGAGTCCGGATCCGCCGACTCAGATGGTATCCACCGCCTTTTCAGGGCGGTGCATACCCTGAAGGGTTCGGGAGCCATGTTTGGGCTTACCCGCCTTGCCAGCCTTGCCCATGAGCTGGAAAGTCTGATCGAGAAAGTCCGGGAACTGGATAGTCCCCCCGATCGTACCCTGATTTCACTGGTATTAGAGGTGGCAGATCGTTTACGTCTTCTTGCAGAATCAACAGAGATTACGGAAGAGGATGACGGGGATCTGCTGGCCAAAATGACCGCAGCTGTTGTGGCTTTGGAAGATAAAGAGGAGGAAAAGCTCCCTTGTGAGACGAGGCTGATTTCCATACGATTTAAACCCTTTTCCAAAATTTTTCTTTCTGGAATGGATCCAGCCATGGTTCTGGATGAATTGCGGGCAATGGGTGATCTTACGGTGAGCATTGACCGGAAAGAGCTCCCTGATTTCTGGGATTTTGATCCGGAACAGTCTTATATTGCTTTCAATATGACGCTAAAAACAGCGGTTTCCGATGCGGATATCGAAGATGTGTTTTTATTTGTTGCTGAAGACAGTGAGCTTGTAATTCAGAATCTTTCGGAGGCAGAGCCGAAGGAAAAAGACATTCCTGTGCCTGCGGTGGCCAGAGCCGCATCCTCTGCAAGGCCGGGTGATGCACCCCATGGAGAGAGCGAAGATATACGCATTGCCGCTCCACGCCTGGACAGTCTGATGAATCTTGTCGGTGAGCTGGTCATGCAACAGGCCCGGCTGAATGAGCTGGGTAAGGTGCTGAAGGTGCCGGTTCTGGATGAGTGTCTGGAGGGCCTGGACCGTATTTCCCTGAGCCTCAAGGACTGTGTTCTTAACCTGAGAATGACTCCCATTGCGGGTATTTTTTCCCGTTTTCGCAGGCTTGTACGGGATCTTTGCGCAGAATTGGAAAAGGAAGTGATTTTTGAGGTAGAGGGTGGAGAAACGGAGCTGGATAAAGCATTGATTGATGGTCTTGGGGAGCCTCTCGTGCATCTGGTGCGAAATTCCCTTGACCATGGTATTGAGCATCCCGGAGAAAGGCTGAAACAGGGAAAGTCTGCGGCAGGGTTATTACGGCTCTCTGCGGCTGCTCTGGAAGGTCGGGTGGAAATATGCATAGCCGATGATGGCAGGGGAATTGACAGGGAAGCCGTACTGGCCCGTGCAAGGGAGAGGGGGCTTGTGGATGCGGGGGCTGAACTGGGACCGGCGGAAATTGATTCCCTGATTTTTCATCCGGGCCTGTCCACCTCTGGTGTTGTGGGTAAGGTGTCCGGCCGGGGTGTGGGAATGGATGTGGTGCGGCGTCAGATAGAGTCCCTTGCCGGGCGCATCACTCTTGAGAGCCGGGCGGGTCAGGGTACGCGAATTCGGATGTCCCTCCCTCTCACCCTTGCCATTGTCGAATGTCTGATGGTGCGTGTGGGGCAGGGGCTTTTCGCCCTTCCTATTACACAGGTGGAAACCTGTATGGATTTTTTTCATGAAGAAGATAGCCGTAGACCGGAGCACCTGATTCGATTTCGGGGTAAGGCTTTGTCCTATGTGGTTCTGAGATCTTTTTTCCGAATGCATACAATGGAAAACCTGCAGCAGCAGGTGGTGGTTGTCCGTTCGGAGACGGGATTTTTCGGGCTTGTTGTGGACAGCCTGGCCGGTACCCAGCAGGTAGTCATAAAGTCCATGGGAGCCTGGTATGACAGGCAGGATGGCATTGGTGGTGCAACGGTGATGGGAGACGGAGAAATCGCCTTTATTCTGGATGTGCAGGGACTGTGGCGCTGTGCCTGTACGGATCTGGTTCAAGAAAGAGACAGAGCTTACCGGAAAAACAGGAATTAGCCGGGAACGGGGCAGAAGGGAAAGGGAATGGCCATGCACTGGAAAGATTTCGGTATTGCAACCAAGCTCGGGCTGGCCTTCGGGCTTGTTCTGACGTTTCTTGCGGCGGTAATTCTTGTGGGGTTTCTGGGGGTGGACCGCATGGTGCACCGGGGCAATATGCTGATAGACGGCAGCCGTATGGACAGCATTCTTGCCATTAAGGAAGTGGAACTTCTTCAGGCTGCGAGGAAGGTGGGAGCCCATCTTCTGGGCGGGGAACGTGTACGGGTTTCTGCTGAACGGAACCAGACCCCCTTCGGCGTGTGGCTGGCAGGTGAAGAAAGACGGTGGATGGAAACCCATGTTCCGGATTTGGCATCTCTTTTTTCGAGGCTGGACAGGCAGTATGATGAACTTCATGGTGAGCTGGTTGATGTTTTGCAGAGTTACCAGACAGATCATGCCGATTTTCTGCAGGAGCTACAGTCTTTTAAGCAGCAGAATCAGGTGTGGGGCCAGCAGGTGGCCGAACAGCTTGCTCTGGGCGTTGGATCCTTGTTCCGTTATCAGGATATGCTCCGTAATGTCGGCCTGCAGGCAGAATCCGTTGTGAAGGCCTGCTATGAAGAGCCCGGGCTCAGTGATGAAGCCCGCAGGGAAAAGGCCCTGAAACTTTTGATGTCCATGCGTTATGGGGAAGAAGGTAAAGATTACCTCTGGATTCATGATGCCCGGCCGCGGATGGTGGCCCATCCTTACTTCCCCGAACTGGTGGATTTAGAATTGGGGGAGGAGCACAGGTACCTGCGAAGTCTTTTCGGCCTTATCAACAGCCGGGTCGGAAACCGGGAGGAAGCCTATCTGCTCTATGACTGGCCCCACTATGACAGGGATGTTTACCTGCCTAAGCTTGGATATATACGGTATTTTGAACCATGGGGATGGTACATAGGGACAGGGGTGTATCTTTTTGAGGAAAACTCTGCTCTTTTGCAGAGGGCCAGGGAGTTTTCCGATGGCGTGCCTTTTGTTTTCAGAATTTCAAGGGATATCCGCATGTCAGCTTTTGGCCGCTTTCTTACGGAAGAGGATTTGTGGCCAAAAGGGCTGGGTATTGAGGGACCATTGCGGGCATGTCGGGGTCCTTTGAAAAAGCTGTATGCATCGGCAGGGCATATCGAAAATGCCATTAACGAAGGGCGTGTGGAAACGGCCATGGGGATTTATGAAATTGAAACCATGGGGGCTTTATCGGAACTGGATTTTCATATGAACGAAGTAATCCAGAAGGTAACCAGAAGAAATCGTTCCGCTGCAGAAGCCCGGACTCGTTTTGATACCGCTGTTATGCCAGTATTCGAAGAAATTCTTGCTACCCTTCATGAGCTGAGAATTGTATCCAGATCCCGTATGGAAGGAGTGGAAGCCCTGGCCGAATCGGCGAAGGAAACACGCTGGCTTTTTGGCCTTCTGGGTCTTGTCGCTCTTAGCGCGGGAGTGGGCATGGCTGTTCTCATGATCCGGGTGATCCGGAAGCCCCTTGTCTATCTGGCAAGAGCTGCCCGGAAAATTGAAGCAGGAGACTATACTCTGGCTGTGGCCTTACAGCAGAAAGATGAGCTGGGCCGTCTTTCCATAGCCATGGATCAGATGCTTGCAGGGTTGAGGCGCACAGCTTCTCTGGCCAGTTGTGTTTCAAAAGGAGACCTGAGGCCTTCCTTTGACGGCATGGCTCAGGGAGATGTGATTGGTGCTGCATTACGGGAGATGGTTGAAAATCTGCGGACCGTTGTGGATAAAGTGCACCATACTGCAGATCAGGTGGGGACGGCCAGCAGGGAGTTGAAAGAAACGGC
This genomic interval from Desulfobotulus pelophilus contains the following:
- a CDS encoding methyl-accepting chemotaxis protein, whose translation is MHWKDFGIATKLGLAFGLVLTFLAAVILVGFLGVDRMVHRGNMLIDGSRMDSILAIKEVELLQAARKVGAHLLGGERVRVSAERNQTPFGVWLAGEERRWMETHVPDLASLFSRLDRQYDELHGELVDVLQSYQTDHADFLQELQSFKQQNQVWGQQVAEQLALGVGSLFRYQDMLRNVGLQAESVVKACYEEPGLSDEARREKALKLLMSMRYGEEGKDYLWIHDARPRMVAHPYFPELVDLELGEEHRYLRSLFGLINSRVGNREEAYLLYDWPHYDRDVYLPKLGYIRYFEPWGWYIGTGVYLFEENSALLQRAREFSDGVPFVFRISRDIRMSAFGRFLTEEDLWPKGLGIEGPLRACRGPLKKLYASAGHIENAINEGRVETAMGIYEIETMGALSELDFHMNEVIQKVTRRNRSAAEARTRFDTAVMPVFEEILATLHELRIVSRSRMEGVEALAESAKETRWLFGLLGLVALSAGVGMAVLMIRVIRKPLVYLARAARKIEAGDYTLAVALQQKDELGRLSIAMDQMLAGLRRTASLASCVSKGDLRPSFDGMAQGDVIGAALREMVENLRTVVDKVHHTADQVGTASRELKETAMLVAQGASEQAASAEQSSASMEEMSSIIRQNAENARETRAIADSAAQEARKTGGSVGKTVMDMREIASRVGVIEEIARQTNLLALNAAIEAARAGEHGRGFAVVAAEVRKLAERSQKAAGEIGSLAAASVVQADEAGVMLERLVPSIERTASLVQAIAVASQEQSEGVSQVNQAILQLDEIIQQNAHVAEEMAASAGQMEAQSLYLQKAMAFFRGSELSVEPRSIAREMEISSGENQQKPKGSLKKKGREMGGSSFSDSSNRVVDLDEDWGMDEYEISSVPKGSRHE
- a CDS encoding chemotaxis protein CheA, yielding MNDKDGSLEQELAEVFQGEAADLFREIESAVLDLESGSADSDGIHRLFRAVHTLKGSGAMFGLTRLASLAHELESLIEKVRELDSPPDRTLISLVLEVADRLRLLAESTEITEEDDGDLLAKMTAAVVALEDKEEEKLPCETRLISIRFKPFSKIFLSGMDPAMVLDELRAMGDLTVSIDRKELPDFWDFDPEQSYIAFNMTLKTAVSDADIEDVFLFVAEDSELVIQNLSEAEPKEKDIPVPAVARAASSARPGDAPHGESEDIRIAAPRLDSLMNLVGELVMQQARLNELGKVLKVPVLDECLEGLDRISLSLKDCVLNLRMTPIAGIFSRFRRLVRDLCAELEKEVIFEVEGGETELDKALIDGLGEPLVHLVRNSLDHGIEHPGERLKQGKSAAGLLRLSAAALEGRVEICIADDGRGIDREAVLARARERGLVDAGAELGPAEIDSLIFHPGLSTSGVVGKVSGRGVGMDVVRRQIESLAGRITLESRAGQGTRIRMSLPLTLAIVECLMVRVGQGLFALPITQVETCMDFFHEEDSRRPEHLIRFRGKALSYVVLRSFFRMHTMENLQQQVVVVRSETGFFGLVVDSLAGTQQVVIKSMGAWYDRQDGIGGATVMGDGEIAFILDVQGLWRCACTDLVQERDRAYRKNRN
- a CDS encoding response regulator gives rise to the protein MDKRVLVVDDAPSIRMLVRFSLTKAGYLVDEACDGKEALEKLVSGLHPDLVLTDFHMPRMDGLELIREIRAQGNSRFVPVVLFTSPQEPEKRREAREAGASAWIEKPFKPDALQRLIRRFIGSPGV
- a CDS encoding STAS domain-containing protein, with amino-acid sequence MNPSVVHQLTGHATIYDVKRLRSEMIDLMDKKTGITLDCSEIVRCDTAFLQLVLSLAQACKKQNIFFSIIPGAAVTEAGRRAGMDFSDILQI
- a CDS encoding exo-beta-N-acetylmuramidase NamZ family protein; this translates as MTGTGLDNILKNPPAFLSGRKLGLLANPASTGPDCIHTRDHIQKRFPGQLTALFSPQHGFFAEKQDNMIESAHMEDPILGIPVFSLYGETRIPTPEMLGHIDILLVDIQDVGTRVYTFIHTLALCMEATRKAGIPIVVLDRPNPIGGIKAEGPLLEPEQASFVGLYPIPMRHGLTIGEYALMINTVHQIHADLAVIPMTGWRRDMGFRETGLPWILPSPNMPSPETALVYPGQVLWEGTNLSEGRGTTKPFEFFGAPWLNTHAILRRLPEDALAGSILRPLVFEPTSGKYAGEPCHGFQIHINEPASYSPCYQSLCLLQAVMEQHPSSFALKEPPYEYEYEKLPMDMILGSSKIRESLQNGVSANELRQTWQKDLADYRSRTKDFLLYGPKDTWSA
- a CDS encoding response regulator — translated: MTPCVFFVDDEPRILQSLRRLFRNEGYTLHTFDSPLEALELVPDLRPAVVVVDQRMPRMTGLELLEEIRKISPATVRIMLTAYSDVDVVVGGLNSWTVNVFLKKPWDDEELRTEVRNAIRYHCHLTEGGSEACRGV